ATCCAGGCTCTTTGAGTTTCCCTCAGTGCTTTCTGACCGCTTTCGTCCAGCCGGTTCATACGATCCCGATATACAGAATTCAGCAATGCATCCGCGTCAGGAACCATCAGATCAAGAACACCATTTCCCGAGGGAAACCACTCAACGTCCGCCAATGCCTGTTCGCTCTCATTGTTCCAATTGTAGAGGCCGTTTTCTTCGATCTTCAGTGTGGCGGATCGCTGATGGTGATTCGTCGGATCGCTCTCGCTGACCTCCGAGCGATAAACAATTTCCAAATAGATAGGGTCGGTTGTGCGCTGAGGATCATTCAATAGCGTTTGCCGAACAATGGCCCGTTGCTTATTGCTCTCAGTGATCTCTATCGAAAAGCACGGATCCGGCCCAGGACGTTCTGCGGACGCCTTCCTCTCCAGGCATTGATTACGAACCGCCATTGAAGGGGTATCCGAACCGCCACCCACATCAACGACTCTGACAAGCAACCGGACTTCCGGGTCCTTGGAAAAGTCGGCCTGAAGGATGGTGGCAATCATCGTGCCCTCAGCCATGACCACAGGCGACAGTATTGAAAGTAAAAAAATGAGGCTGAATCTGAAAATCTGCATTCCTTGGCGTCCGTAAAAAAAATCAGTGATCCGTTCAATTCTGAACGGGCCTGCGACAGAAGATAGAGGCAGAACCGACAAACGGGCCAGATCTATTTAAGTTTTGAACCAAACTCAAAGCGGTCGAGCGCAATAAATAAATCCGTTTCCTTTGATTATTATCAAATTCAGCTGAAAACAAATCCTTCCTCTACCTTAGAGCCTCACTCAACAAACTCAATAGTTTCAACCATCTTAATGACCGCCTTCAACGCAGAGCCATTTAGATCATTCAAGTAGGCCACATTTCCACCTCCACAAAGTGCAGCAGATCCATGGGGTATGCAGAATCCAAACCCACGCGTTCGGTCCTCCTCTTCACCATTTGTAACGTCCTGAGATATCGCTGGACCTTCCCAGTTCTTCCCTTTTAATACATAAAAAATATTATGCATGGACGTGTCAGCCTCAACATCTGGATCCAAACTCATGACCCATCCTTTGTCAGTCATTTTCCCACCCGAAAAGTTAGCAAAAGTTTGGGCATCGGCGGGATCCACACATCGAAACTTCAAATCGACTTCTATCGGCCGCCTAGAATCAGGCTTAATAACTTTCGAATAAAATAAGAGCGCAGGCACTTCTTCCTTATCCACCTCATAATCACCTCCGTACAAATTATTCATTTTAAATTTGCACACATTGAGATCTGCAAATATGACCGACGACTTCACATTCGCTTCATTAGCGAACGAAACCGACGAAATTGAAAGAACCAAAACAATCAACCAAACCTTCATCACTGCCTCCTCCCCTTAAACGGATCTGGGAGCTCACTACTCCTGTTGTTGACACTTGTTGCAAAGCTTCATCAGCACCGTAGCTGTATTTATATTTACGACTGCTATCAAAGAGGCCAGATGCAGCTAAGCTTGTTTTGAACTCAACAGGCTCAATTAAAAAATATTTTCTTCTGTCAGAATATCTGGCTTTGAACTTACGTTCAAAACCAGTTCTCCGTAGCAAATACCATCTTCAAGTTTTACGCTCAATTTAAAACCTGGGATATCTGGGATTGAAACTCCACATATATTTGAAGGCTGTGACTGAGCCACCGAAAAAACCGACATTAAAAATAATCCAAAAGCAAAAATAGGGATAGACCACGATTCACTGTCCAACACTAAAACATAGTCTGCCCCTGTATCACTCATTACCTATCCACCTTCATATTCAACATGATAAGTTTTTGAGCCTTTAAGTAACGACAGCATACGCTTTCTGGTAGTTTTAACATCTTCTTCGTCGCCACAGGCATCTATCATAAAAACATGATCAGTGCCAGCCTCCAATACGGCAGTAAAGCAGTATGAGTTAGAATAATATATTCCTTCCCAGCCGAACCAATTAACCCCAGAAACACGACTAGCCTTTGACAGCGGCTGCATTCCCGTACCAATCTTCAATCCGTCGGCCTCCTGTACAAAGCCGCTAGCTACCGCGTCTGGAAAACTCATCGCTACGCAGTTCATCTGTACATTTTCTGTTCTACCATCTTTATATTTGTACTTAACAAATGAAATATCATCATCAGTCTTGAAAAACAAAACACCAGGAGATTCATTTACCTCCATGACACAACCTTTACTTTGCACAACTACGCTATCACTAGCGTGCACAAACAAAAATGAACTTAACAGATACAAAAAAATAAATTTATTCATTTTTCTGCCTTTTTACAAATCAACAAAGTGGACAGATTTATTTGGGTTCAACGATAAAACCATCAGATAAATAAATCCGTCCCCTTTACCAGTCCCCGCCGAAGAATCCCTCGACACTGCAACGCTCGACAGAGAAGCCGCCGACCGCGCCTTCGCCCATTACTTCCCACCTACCCATGACAAACCGTCCAAACGCCGCAAAGGCAGACTCTTCACCATCTCCACCGGCATTGACCCGGAAGCCCTCCTGGCCAACGCCTCCGAAGACATGCTGTCCATCAGCGCCATCGCTGCCAAATTAGCCGACGATGTCGAAGGCTCAAACCGCTCGGTGGCATTGGCACTGAGTCGAATTGCCGATGGTGCGCAGCTCATGGTGGAACGTGCGTTGGATCATCTGGAAGAGTTGATAGCGGCGAGGCAGGAAGCGATAACGTAAACGGAACGAGGGGGACGGATTAAGTTGACAGCCCGTCCCCTACCCCCCCTGTATCTACTAATTTTTGCTCGGTGTCATAGCCTCAAATGAAGATCTAATATCAGATAACTTAGGATCACTTTTGAGGTTTGACCTAGGCACACATGCAGAAAACTTGACCGTTGCACCTTTCACGCCTTTCAACCCATAGAAACAGTCGAACCACAGCCCCTTTTTTCTCACCGAGTACTTACTTTCAGCTGCAGCTCTGTCTTTTTCAGAGTCCCAAAGCATAAAAGGGGATATTAATACTCTGACTGCGGCGGAGCCCGACGCTGACGAATGAGCAAGATCCACCTCTCCCGTTTCTGACCCTTGTTGCAAAGCGTCATCAGCAGCATAGCTGTATTTATATTTACCATTGCTATCAAAGCGGCCAGATGCAGCCAGGCTTTTCTCAAACTCCACAGGCTCAATTAAAAAAATATTCTCCTCTGTCAAAATATCTGGCCTTAAGCTTACGTTCGAGACCAGTTCTCCGTAGCAAATACCATCTTCAAGTTTTACATTCAATTTAAAGCTTGGGATATCTGGAATTGAAACTCCACACATAACCAGCGGATGTGACTGAGCCACCGACAAAACTGCGACTAAAGACAATCCCATGAGAGGAATTAATAATTTTTTCATTACAAAGACCTTTTATTAAAAGCACTCGACGGCGAAGACGCTAACTCAGAGCACAATAAATCTGGTCCCTTTTTTGTTTCAGCAAACTCCCGCCTTATTCAGACTCCCCTTCATACTTTTGAGAGCTAGGATTGAAGTGCCAAATATGAGGTGTCATCAGAGGCTCACCACCTTTTCGCTGGATACTCCCGTTTGAGTTTCGTTTATAAGAATAAATTTTTATGTCTTTAAATACGTTTTTTTGCTCACTTTCCGGCTCCAGGACTTCAACTTTGGCAAAGTACGAAGCACCGAGTGGTTTAAGATAGCCATGACATTGAAGCAGGAAGCTAAACACTCGATCACCACTTGAACCAACGCCTGTTGACGCTTCAAAAATAAAATCGTCATTACCGTCATTATTCAAGTCACCGGCATATACAATACTGCCGTGATCAACTAAAAAGTCTTTTCCATCCTGCATTGACAATACTTTTGTCTTACTATTACCAAGATTCCAATCAGAAATAAAACTTTTCGAGTCTTGTTCTGGATTACAGATATCTCCCACAGAAGACCATGCAATTCCGGGTAGCAAACCAATCAACAGCAAAAAATATTTCATAAGTTACACATCCATAATGAAGGAGTTTCTGCCCGGCCGGACCGCACCTTGCGGAAGATTAGTACCATACTGAATCGCATTAGTGATGGAGTCGTTCAGAGCAGCAAGCCGTCTCTGGATCTCATTGGTTAACAACGTCTCATGCGTGTCCCCCCAGCTAGCAACTGGCAATGCCCAATTTACTTGAGAGTTTGAGTCAATTACAAATTGAATTGCCGGAACAACGAGCGACGCGTTAGTAACAACGAAAGCGGGACGATACACGTGCCAACGGAGCAAAATAGCCACAGATTTTTCTGAAGTAAAAACCGCTCCGAGAGTGCTGACCACCTCATGTCCGGAAACTCTAAATTTGACCTCTCTATCCAATATCTTACTCAACCGAAGTTTTGTCAGCTTCCACATAGCTTTACGGTAGGCCCCGATGGTTCGACCCGCCATACTAAATCTATAATGCCAGTGCCATGTTTTCATATAATTCGCACCCTCCTTTGTAGTCGGCAACGCCTCAAAGTCAGTTTCAGTGCTAAGCTTAATCCACGTATTATATGTACGTACTCCAGGGAAATATAGTCCGGCCTCTCCCCACTGGAGAACGGTATCTAACCCAAACTTTCCGAAAGCCTTGTTAAAAACTTCAGGATTCAAATTTTTAACATATGCGATAAGTCCAGGCAATTCTCCAGGCGCATACGCTGAATTTGTCGTCGAAAATACCCCCATCGTCCAGTGACATGGTCCGGCAGACATAAGCGCATTATCCCAAGCGTTCAATACATCAAATCGCCCATAGCATTCAGCCTCAGCCACCACACGCATAGTTCGATATGTCGATATCTTGGCGCTATTCGCCTCAGCAGCGTTATAGGCAGAGTCATAAAGATTCAAGATTGACATTTCCGCCTCTGGCGACCAACTATGCTTCTTTGCCGTATTAGGTCCACCGAAACCGCCAGGCTCATAATACCCAAGAGTTTGATACTCTAGCCTACTATGTGTATCAGGATAGTCATAATAGCTAGTAAAATCCCTAAAAAACACTCGCGGGGCATTACTAGCAAGACTATTATGCGCCCACAAATTGCATCCGTTGCTGGCTAGATCAGTTCGAACTCCGGCTGCAGTATTATTCCATGCCTCAACGACTACTGGACATCTGTAGTCATGGCTCAACCAATATTCAATTGCAGCTCGAGTAAGCTCGTTTACTACACCGCTTATTGGGCCGGCATAAATCGAAGAGTTAGCGACAGACTGAAGACTATCAACATAATAACTAACAGGGCCGACTGTCTCACCGGTTACTGTCGCAGACTTTCCAGCCTTTGCCACTATAGATGCAGAGCTATCGAAATACACATCCATGTTATTAACTTTTACTGGAGAACCTGCAGAGTCCAATAGCAGTTGCCCTTTTTTTTCTTCTCTAACTTTAGCAACTTGCGCCATGGACGCATATATTTGAAATTCTCTGACTGCCCACTCAGTATGACTACCAAACCCTCCATCAGGTGTCCCCACAATGGAGAACCCCAAAGTAATTAAGTCTTCCTGGAGTTTTCTTACATGCTCTGAAACACCAAGAGCTGCGCTAGTACCGAGAAATGCAGCTGCTGTTTCTGCAGTGACTACAGATAACACTGGATTATCATTTCCAGCCCAACGAGGGGGCTTGTTTTGCTCAGGTTTTCCATCATGATCACCTCGACGGAGATCAAAATTACCGTAAATCATTGCTCATTCCCTTATGCAATATGCTGTTCTTCGAGACGCTTAATATCGCTGGAAGAAAGATAATCTTTGTCTGCCAACTCACAAGAACGGTGGAAACAACGGGTGGCATGCTTCGTTTTCGGGCCATTTTCACCGTCGATTTTCCCATCATAGAACCCAAGATTTTTAAGGCGGGACTGAAGCCCTTTCACGTCTGAGGCTTCCGACTGCGCTTTCAAGTCCAACTCCCATACCCATGGCTGCGCTTCCGCGCCAAATGGATAGAAGGTAAGTTTGCCTTTCTTCGCATCAGGTGGAACTGGCTGGTCGACAAACCCTTCAGCGGAAGTTGTGCCTTTATAGGTCACGCCGTCCACTTCCAGCATATAGGGCTGTCCAGCTATCCCCTTTTTGTCATAGGGACGCTTCATCTGAATACGGAAGCTCTTTTTCTCGGATGCTGGCGGAGGAGATGCCGGCGCATTCAACAACGCCTGATCCATCAAACTCCCCGCCTTATCCTTATCCGCCGCCCCCGGCAGCACCGGCGGTTTAATCCCGATGCCAGTACCCGATCCCGCAGAACCGCCAGCATTGATTTTGATCACCGGCCCAACCACCGTGACCCCACCGCCATCCAGCTTGATAAAGCTCCCACCCCCAAGAATGGTCAGCTCTGTCCCCGCCTCAATAACAATCTTGTCCCCAGCCTTAAGGTGAATCTCTTTCCCCACGCTGGTGAGCTGCGCAGTCCCCAACTTCACATGCTGGTTCTGCCCAATCGTCAGGTGATCATCCAGCTTCGCTTCAATCTTGCGGTCGGCAATCGTGGTGCGATGTTCCTCGGCCTTCAGCTCGGTGTAGGTGTTCTTAACCACCGTGTCGTGACGTTCATTACCGACCCGAATCTTCTGATCGTGCTCAACGTTTTCATCCCAATCACGCTGGGCATGAATGTAGATCTGCTCGGCACCTTTCTTGTCTTCAATACGCAGTTCGTTGTACCCGCCACCGCCCGGTGAACTGAGCGTTTTGAACACGCTGCGAGTCTTGTTCGCCGGCAAGGCATACGGCACCGGGTTTTCCTTGTGGTACAGGCAGCCGGTGACGAGCGGTTGATCGGGGTCGCCTTCGAGGAAGGTGACGAGGACTTCCATGCCGATGCGCGGGATGGAGATGGCGCCGTAGCGGTCGCCGGCCCAGGAGCTGGAGACGCGCAGCCAGCAGCTGGTTTTGTCGTCGGCCTGGCCTTCGCGGTCCCAGTGGAACTGGACTTTGATGCGGCCGTATTGGTCGCAGTGGATTTCTTCGCCTTTGGGGCCGGTGACCATGGCGGTCTGGCTGCCGAGCACGCGCGGTTTCGGGTGTTCGAGGGCCGGACGGTAGAACACGTCCCACGGGGTGGCGAGGAAGGTGTTGCGGTAGCCTTGGTGGAAGTCGTCTTTGTTGTCGGTGGTGTCGCTGGTCACGCCTTCTTCGAGGACTTGCGGCTGTTTGCCTTCGTGGAAGAGTTCAGTGAGCAGCCACAGGTCGTTCCACTCGGTGCGCGGGTGGTCGGACATTTCCATGAAGTGGCCGCTGACCAGTTTGGTCTGGTCGCCGCGACCTTCGGCCTGACGGTAGTCGGCGCGGTGGCGTTCGAGGGCGCGCTGGCTGAGGAACTTGCCACGGGCGCGGTCGATGAAACGGCCGGGGTAGTCGTAGTCTTCCAGATCTGGTTCGGCGTCTTTGCTATCGAGAGCGCCTTCGGGTTTGTAGGCCGCTTCCATTTGCAGGCGCGGCTTTTCGAAGTCGTAGTCACGGCGCGTGGTGCGGTTGGTACGGGTTTCCAGACGCAGTCTGAAACCTTTGATCACCGGTTCTTCGGCGACCATGCCGCTGCCTTGCACGTACGCGGTCGGCTGGCCAAGATCGGGGAACACGGTCTGATCATCGCCGAACACCAGCAGGTGTCCTTTTGGGTTGTGCTGGAAGTGGTAGTGAATGCCTTCCTCTTCGCACAGGCGCTGGACGAAATGCAGGTCGGTTTCGTCGTATTGCACGCAGTAGTCGCGATCCGGGCACGGCTGGCTGAGCTGGAAGCTGTAGGCGTTGCCCTTGATGCCGTGTTCTTCGAGGATCAGCGCGATGATTTTCGGCGCCGACATCTGCTGGTAGATGCGCTGGTTGGTGCGGTGATGCAGGTATTGCAGTTGCGGCACCATCGACACTTTGTAGCGGGTCAGGCGCTTGCCGGCATCGCCTTGGGCGACGCGGTAGATCTGGCCGTGGATGCCGGAGCCTTGCGGATCGAACGCCAGAAACGCTTGCTTGTGCAGCAGTTGTTCGAGGTCCAGATCAGGGTTTTCGCTGACCAGTTCGAGGTCGAAACGAAACGGCTGGCTGATGCCTTCGGTGCCGGTGAACGACAGCACTTGCAGGTCGCCGACGTAGTCTTCGACCTTGAGGCTGAAGTGGGTTTCGTTAGCTGGGTTGAACATAAAGTGCTCCCTGTTCGAATGTCATCCGTTACGCCCGAAGTCGCAACCGTTGCAGCCAGGACGAAGTGGCGCCCAAGGCGTCACGCAATTGTTGGGCAGTGATGCCGCGTTCTGCCGGGTTGAAGCTCAGCGCGGTTCGCAGCGCTGGCCAGCCGTGTTTCGGTAAGTTCGCCGGCGCTTGCAGTTCGCGCTCCAGGTGCTCATCGCGCGCCTGAGTCGAGGGCAAGCGGCGGAACGGGTGTTTGCCGCCCGCCAGTTCATAGATCACGCAGGCCACGCCGTACACGTCCGCGCTGGCCGACAACGGTTGGCCCTCAAGCAGTTCGGGGGCGGCGTAGCCCGGGGTCCAGGCGTTGAAGCGTTCGCGGCTCAGGTGCGGCAGGCCGGGCATCACGCCCTCCTCTGCCTGGCCGAGACCGAAGTCAAAGAGGCGCAAGCCGTCTTCGCTGAGCATGACGTTGCTCGGTTTCATGTCACCGTGCAGCACGCCGCGACCGTGGGCGTAGGCCAGCGTGTCGAGCAGCGGCAGGACGATGTCGCGCAGTTCTTGCCACGGCAGGCCGAGGGGCCGCTCGCAGAGCAATTTGTCCAGGGTCAGGCCACGCATGTATTCCATGGTGATGAAGGCCCGCTGGCAATCGGTGTCGACTTCAAAGGTGTGTGCACGCACGACGTTGTCGTGGCGCAGGCGTCGGGTCAGGGCGAACTCGCTGTAGAGCAAGGCACTGGCGTCCGGCGATTCGGCAAATTCTTCGCTGAGGATTTTCAGCGCAATGTAAGGATCGGGATCGCCGAACTGTTCGTGCAGCAGATCCCGCGCCCGGTAAACGGCGCCCATGCCACCGGCCCCGAGCAGACGCTCGAGGTGGTAGCGACCGGCGAGTACATCCGGCAGTGCACCGATGCTGGCCTTGGTCGGCGCCAGCAAAGGTTCTGCCTTGTTCTCCTTGGCGAAGGCGAAGTAGGTCAGGTTGTTGGCCTGTTCTTCGCTCATCAGCAAGTCGTCGACTGAGGATTCGATTTCAGTCATTGGCGGATCACCACGGCTGTCAGGTTGTCGCGCGCGGCGCCACGCAGGGCGCCGTCGAACAACCGTTCCAGCGCCACGTGCGGCGCGCTGAGGCTGAGGGCGCTGCCGAGGGCATCGCTGCTCAGGCCCTGATACAAACCATCGCTGCAGAGCAAAAACGCATCGCCCGGATAGACCTCGAGTTCGAGGACGTCCAGGGTCAGTGTTTCGGCCGCACCAACAGCTCGGGTCAATGCCTGAGCCGCCGGGTGCGCTGCCGCTTGCTCGACGCTCATTTGCTGTTCGTCGATCAATTGCTGCTGCAGCGAATGATCCTTGGACAGCTGATACAGCCGCTGCCCGCGCCACATGTAGCAACGACTGTCGCCGGCCCAGATGCAGGCCGCGCGATTACCTTCCACCAGCAGCGCCACGACGGTGCTGCCCATGATGCTGTCGTGGCGTCCGGCGGTGACCGTCAACTCCTGCCCCAAGCGCCGGTTCAGCCAGTGCAGGCACTGGCGAATGGCTTTGAGGCGTTCGTCGAAGTCCTCGTGTTGCGGCAGTTCAGCCAGGCTGGCGACGATCAACTGGCTGGCGATGTCGCCACCCTGATGACCGCCCATGCCGTCCGCGACCACCCACAGCCCCTGCTGTGGCGAGTCGAGGAAGGCATCTTCGTTGCGCGCCCGCACCTTGCCCGGGTCGGTACGCGCCGCGCTGCGCCAGGCACTGGCCACCAGCATCAGAGCTGCACCGGCATACGGAAGGTGCGCAGTACGCCCATGTCGAACGGGTTCGGCGTGCGCTGGCTGGTCAGCAGGTAGTTAGCGCGCAGGCCACCTACGTCGGCTTTCAGTACCAGCACGTCTCGCCCGCTCAGGTACTCGGTCTGCATCAGGTCGAACAGGCGGAACAGCGACCATGGGCCGGAGTTCTTCTCGATACCAATCGGGCGCCCGGCCATTTTGTCCATGACCAGACTGGTACGACCGTCTTCAGCATCGGTCGGCCATTTGAACGACATTGGCAGGATCGGACCGTGGCGGTACTCCATGGTCTTGTCGCCGAACTTGAACTCGGAACGGCTGACCGCCGGGTCGAGGGTGTACGGCTCCAGTTTGAACTGCACGGTCGGCTCGGCCGGGTTGATCGAGAAGAAGCTCTGACGAATCGTCAGCGCGGCGGCCATCTGGTCCAGATACATTTTCGACACCGGCAGGCTGTGACCATCGACACTGCGCATGCGGTAGTTGCCCGGATCGCCGCTGACGAACGGACGCAGGTAGCTGTCGAAGAAGCGGTCGACGGTACCTTGAGCGCGGAAGAACTCGCGGAAGTCGCTGATCGCTACGTCGCTGGTGCTGCTGGCGCTGAACGGATAACGCTTGCTGATGGTTTTGCCATACACGCTGTACAGCTCGTTCTGATAACGGCCGTTCAGGTATTGGTAAGCATCGTTGAGCACCAGGCGCCACGAGTCTTCGGCCAGCACGTTGAACCACACGCTGAGCGGACGCGGCAGACGGCTGGACGCATTGCGCAGGTTGGTCAGCGCATCACGCTGGCCGCTCATGCGGGTTTTCGCCATTTCGAACGCGGCTTGTTCCGGCGTGCTGGAACGGGCCAGACCGGCGAGTTGCAGTTGCAGGTCGTTGAGCGCGTTCAGTGCAGGCGTCAGGTCCGCCGCCGGGCCGTTGTTGTCATCGAGCAAACGATGCAGCGGTTCGAAGCGACGTTGCAGCGACTTCTTCGCGGTGTCCGGCAGGGTCTTCGCCACGTTCAGGGCCGAAGCCTTGTCCGCGACAGCCGAGGCCAGTTTACCGACTTTACCCAGTTTGCCTTTCTGCCCGGCCAGCGCATCAGCAGCGTCGCCAGCTTCTTCGACAGGATCTGCAGCGGCCTGGAAGCGTGTGTTCTCACGCACTTCAGTGAGCAAGGCCAGCACCGGCGAGTTGGCCGAAGTCAGGCCCGCCAGTTGTTCGGCGCCTTCACCGGCGTCGCTGATTGGCGGCAGGGCAACCTGGCCAACGGCTTCGCTCCAGTAATTGGCGTAGTCGCGGAAATACAACTGCTCCAGCTCGACCATCAGACGGCGCAAGTCCATGTCGCTGATGCCGGCGCCTTCGCCGAGTACCCAGTTGTCACGCAGGATGTCGGTGACCAGCGCCGAACCCTGCACCGAGAAATACTGCTGATAACCGGTTTGCGTGTAGAAACCCGGGATCACGTATTCGGTGCCGATAAACAGCGAGCCTTGTGGACCGAGGTGTTGGCTGAAGCGGTAGTCCGGCAGATTACGCGCCTGCTCGCGGAGCATGCGGTAAACCACGGTAGCCAGCGATTCGCTGCGCAAGACCTGACGCGCCTGAGTGACCAATTGGTCGTTCAGCGGGTAGATAAACGGCTGCTTCAGCAAACGCTCAAGATGCGCATTCAGACCGTTCTGCACCGCGGTATTACCGGTGTAGCGCGTCGACCAGTCAGTGCCGACCCAGTCCTTCAGCCACGCGGCATCGCGACGGTCTTTCATGTTCAGCATCAGGTACGCGCGCAGGCTGTTGAGCAGGCGGTCGCGGTCCTTCATGTTGGCGCGGATCTGCCCTTCGAGCATGGTTGCAACCCGTGGCAGCAGTTGCTTTTCAAGCTCGCGCTCGTAAGCCTCTTTGACCACTGGATTGACGTCTTCACCCTGATACAGACCGCCACGTTCGTGGTACGAAACGTCGCCCTTCTTCGGGAACACCTGTGTCGCAGCGTAGCTGGTATCGAGGGTTTTCAGCACGCCCATGGCGTCATCACGCGGCGACAATGCCGTGCGTTGCTGCGTCCAGTTCTGCGCCAGATTGCGCAAGTTTTCCAGACGCTCGTAGTTGGCCGAGAAACCGCCCGCCCATAGCATGCCGAACAGTGCCAGTGCCGCCAGTGCGCCGACGTACAACGCACGTTGACCCCAATGAATACGGCTGCGCTCGCGCTTGTCCAGACCGGCCAGATCGGACTCAGGGAAAATCACTTGGCTGAACAAGTGATGAATGAACCGCGAACGGCCGCTGCGCAGGGTCGGCAGCACGCCGGCGCTCATGCCGAGACTGGCGCCGATGCCGGCGGTGGTCGCATCCATCTCTTGGGTCAGGTGCGGCGCACTGGTCAGGTAGAAACCGCGCAGTTGCGTGGCACGCTGATAACGGTTGCCGGTGAACGCCATGTCGACGAACAGGCACAGGCGCTCGCCGATCTGCCCCAGTTGATGCGGGAAGTCGAGGATGCGGCCACGGCGCTGAGTGTCGCGCTCGGAGTGCATGCGCATGATCACTTGGCTGTTGAGGCGACGCAGCAGTTCTTCGAACTCGTTGCGCAACACAGCGACGTCGGTGCCGACCTGATCCTTGCGGAAACTGGTGCCGAGTACCTGATCGCTTTCTTCGCGGGTCAGTTGATCGAAAAACTCGTCGAAGCCGAGCAGCTTGTCAGCCTTGCTCAGGACCAGATAGACCGGCACGTCGACGTGCAGTTTCTGATGCACGTCTTGCAGACGGCCGCGAATCTGGCGCGCGAGGGTGTCGATGTCCTGCTCACTGCCACCGAGCAGGGTTTCCACCGGAATGGTCACCAGCACGCCGTTCAACGGACGCCCGCGACGACGCTTGCGCAACAGCTCCAGCAACGTCGTCCAGGCACCGCCGTCGACTTCCACATCCGGTTGCGTGGTGTAACGCCCGGCGGTGTCGATCAGCACACCGTGGTCGGCGAAGTACCAGTCGCAATGACGAGTGCCGAGGGTGTCGCGGGTCAGCTTGCGGTCGATCTTGTTGATCGGGAATTCCAGACCGGAAAAGTCCAGCAGGCTGGTCTTGCCGGAAGCCTGCGGACCGATCAGCAGATACCACGGCAAGTCACTGCGCCAGCGCTCGCTGCGGCCGCGATACAGGCTGGAAGTCTTCAGGGTTTTCAGCGCGTCTTTGAAGCGCGCTTTCAACTCCTTCTGTTCTTCGTCGATCAGCTCTTCGCGGCGAATGCGATCCTGGCCGTCCTCGCTTTCTTCCTCGGCTTTCTTGCGGATACCCGCGCGCCAGCTGACGAAGACCATGGTCAGGCCCCAGATCAGGAACAGCACAGCGATGGTCAGCAAGCGAGAGGTCGAGCTCTCCCAGAACTTGTAATCATCAACCGCCAACAACGGGCCGACGAACCACACCAGCAGCGCCACGAACAGCACCAGCAGTAAGGTCCAGACCCAGGTCTGGCGCAGGAAGGCGCCGACTTTCTTGAAAAACTTTTTCATCACACGTCCCTGTTTACGGCTGCGACTGCGGTTGAACCGCGGCTGGATCAAGCGGCTGATAAGGTTGCAGAACGGTGTCGCGCTGCTCGCCCAAGACCCAGGCGAAGCCCGAATACATCACCACCAGACAGACGAAAGTGAACAACACCACCATCCACGCCGGCACGATGCGCACCAGGTTGCGACGCTGATCGTTCAAGCCTTCCCAGTGCGGCGACAACTCGCGCGGCACGTCGCCACGCAACTGACGAATCTGCCGATACAG
This region of Pseudomonas sp. R84 genomic DNA includes:
- the tssM gene encoding type VI secretion system membrane subunit TssM codes for the protein MKKFFKKVGAFLRQTWVWTLLLVLFVALLVWFVGPLLAVDDYKFWESSTSRLLTIAVLFLIWGLTMVFVSWRAGIRKKAEEESEDGQDRIRREELIDEEQKELKARFKDALKTLKTSSLYRGRSERWRSDLPWYLLIGPQASGKTSLLDFSGLEFPINKIDRKLTRDTLGTRHCDWYFADHGVLIDTAGRYTTQPDVEVDGGAWTTLLELLRKRRRGRPLNGVLVTIPVETLLGGSEQDIDTLARQIRGRLQDVHQKLHVDVPVYLVLSKADKLLGFDEFFDQLTREESDQVLGTSFRKDQVGTDVAVLRNEFEELLRRLNSQVIMRMHSERDTQRRGRILDFPHQLGQIGERLCLFVDMAFTGNRYQRATQLRGFYLTSAPHLTQEMDATTAGIGASLGMSAGVLPTLRSGRSRFIHHLFSQVIFPESDLAGLDKRERSRIHWGQRALYVGALAALALFGMLWAGGFSANYERLENLRNLAQNWTQQRTALSPRDDAMGVLKTLDTSYAATQVFPKKGDVSYHERGGLYQGEDVNPVVKEAYERELEKQLLPRVATMLEGQIRANMKDRDRLLNSLRAYLMLNMKDRRDAAWLKDWVGTDWSTRYTGNTAVQNGLNAHLERLLKQPFIYPLNDQLVTQARQVLRSESLATVVYRMLREQARNLPDYRFSQHLGPQGSLFIGTEYVIPGFYTQTGYQQYFSVQGSALVTDILRDNWVLGEGAGISDMDLRRLMVELEQLYFRDYANYWSEAVGQVALPPISDAGEGAEQLAGLTSANSPVLALLTEVRENTRFQAAADPVEEAGDAADALAGQKGKLGKVGKLASAVADKASALNVAKTLPDTAKKSLQRRFEPLHRLLDDNNGPAADLTPALNALNDLQLQLAGLARSSTPEQAAFEMAKTRMSGQRDALTNLRNASSRLPRPLSVWFNVLAEDSWRLVLNDAYQYLNGRYQNELYSVYGKTISKRYPFSASSTSDVAISDFREFFRAQGTVDRFFDSYLRPFVSGDPGNYRMRSVDGHSLPVSKMYLDQMAAALTIRQSFFSINPAEPTVQFKLEPYTLDPAVSRSEFKFGDKTMEYRHGPILPMSFKWPTDAEDGRTSLVMDKMAGRPIGIEKNSGPWSLFRLFDLMQTEYLSGRDVLVLKADVGGLRANYLLTSQRTPNPFDMGVLRTFRMPVQL